In Plasmodium gaboni strain SY75 chromosome 8, whole genome shotgun sequence, one DNA window encodes the following:
- a CDS encoding transcription factor with AP2 domain(s), with the protein MEDLETNVVVENNIDEDKVLYSYPFKYFHLLIYAFKNYYFNIYLKKVHNNNNKIKSNSLEDYKKEEFIENVEEIQEVSPSSSSSSSSSSFNILKSQYNYKKKKKTKYCDINNKLNFIKYNEKRKCTNRSYNNRYYNDYLKNDSLSKYVSSRNNKKNSNLKKSSNLFINEEPPEQGQEDFIEYSEQDIIKLIYYFMENFIFNKKKENREKNAKQLGDKTNEYVDMYKKKSYSDKNVKKKKEGKINIKVKNISPMNVVNKNVELAVLGCDTVSLSLPEEIKGKNDSVIIEEIDEKRNGDDKIGTVLNEEKEKGNLLNGLLFCNKEDTEEVMNKEVLLKENNINDIMKKDVYNNNNNNKNSDNNLNVENIENDINSTALCFKEKNLSEPSDATHMNNEYEGKSIQNNGDTIDDNIIDDEKENKLIKDEKEYMEIKNNDDITNGCKKNMNKEISIKLGIKKCVEESNNISEACKEEEKLKILEIIDNYIQKNEMFFNMNDIFYPFTIKNFNFYKNKNEKNKMKRNSITERRFVSNKNNNINIYNNNNNNIYSSSSLNKVQCNISNSKSVYTTEESNNNCPSKEYIKNKIYFSKLKMGLNMLLKHEKKSKRGRRTGGTNKNYKKELDEEKKKESMDCDRLIRDSSKKVNKGKTKNKLTDNNKSNNNMEENMLDRMKDNINNNMNNNIKNNYVYSGGVTNIGNIKNQLGNYNFLYENQKGYNNIVNKNKNLMRRNMLSVVDNSHMSMCNSQTDDNCNVLNKNESMFNGTNTNNVIMKINNNINSNNNNNNMIMFVENNEPNNPENIYNPENIYNPENIYNTENIYNTENIYNTKNDGTYYDKMNNNIKNMDDNYNNKNDNVVSFSSSQVHPVYNAEDDYKNKPSNVCNTYTNNYIHNMNNVMNYSRNSLNPLLNENTVKNDEDGNMNYLNNNNIEKNKNMDNVIIRMYNKKNHTQHMNVQNKDFKNDVYNKTGHVNTFNGMKSKTSSLNNVVVGLIPNEQMTIGMYENEDIYNDRFKSDENYYNPMNMIGYMDKMNNMNNLNVTKFTRKNNNKSNKNNKNKKYNKGMSKDKMKSGDGKNNNDSSNSLQIFEDNNDEYKDDEYKDDEYKDDDDNNNNNNNNNNNNNNNNNNNINVNNKESHQGHKPNDDNKKDNDRNNCYDNNYKEYCSHNNNQDKDDDNNKIHINNEGNNIINSCNNNTNYFDTREKYMSMEQKNFYLKNEKGKNDDKFVRQEQNCIPTISNCNNNNNNNNNDDNMNNKMIRYINFNNNVNINNYNSTDNQKCLYNVKNIINNNEERGNFSYIKNVNNINNMNNLHNNNNILRNNNFERCDNNNNAVHMNYYDDELYNVLNEEEEEDKKKKKRKKKKNTSIINNNDNNIIKETQQDFYITNNINNNNMMMNTHNMSQNIIYDNHNNVDYLNANDNNINLLNDKKNEYQKKTNKKSEGIMNGKKNKRKYQRKDSKNINDPNVLAGNNSGFNILPSLFTNVESNIDINNNNNMNNNNNMNNNNNMNNNNNMCTYYNYNTYEVIHNDIHNDDKKKKKSDSKRKDRNSKKKINIIQNNDGNNNNNNNNNNKESIENIEMNNYKQEHERVTYDSINNNGNIQKDDYIKNNIYNNNYHLHDVNTNSVSSLNKASSFNTIFTNSRSTFQKSLSFNSDMTNTKDDINMAAHANSISTGNSAQNIKNGNKNHINNVESVNNMDIINNVESVNNMDIINNVESVNNVDIINNVESVNNSDIINNKLYDQFNNLNNGRYHSSNIYKDKNSRLNNSINKNMHLKYNTNNIIINNMNNNIFPNEYNNKHVCGNDDNMFMNKKKGSSLFMLNEKEKCTLKRKVTTTTSGNNKTYINNNNNNNNNKGNKKIKKMIGTNICNNNDGGCGGSSAAVDNVDNVDNDDNDGNDGNDDGVCNLSNISSIVNQDENRINELNNNKNTYISKNFQENDMFIEEYNNQIMHAGNHDNTTNNSTTGSQNMQGIYDNNMYTKNVGYVNNSKDVKHRGMTTYVNDNDTGVMKMEMSILYNDKNINNNKDIINNNNNIINNNNNIINNNNNSGNDHTRDSYQNIIYNNDKVNHNNDDNNNNRVVVVSNEGNNNIIMNMNEENNLFNIMGSDENRQKGILQQIIGNNKKNDYNDYNNNNCSSSYKNDVIKYDGSRTSCLSNINNECTRRMTLNKDESNKSYDLNDQDQVSYFHYRNQMNNYYYDKMSESYRSNMQDQYKGRDDNMEGGAVKRMKNSKKKKNATINDNINGNMNNSMNNSMNNNMNNNMNNNMNNNINDNNINRSRNKKNKNIHNNNITNNNNNNNNNRDDDNNNNKVNFSFTTPIRQNIYNNENMLIHNDIHTMNENKVCNTSSLPFNTDEIKGYEDNNTNIRRTYMEYHQENSLNDNHSIFNEIKIKKKKGRKPKISPIQEERNINLQDNQLYDVDNNLKSYVNDDHTYNATHNMNQTINRNISHTMNHNIRIDHNDNNLITNKDMDKNKTNTECKRKVKITRKTTDIKLGNEKVETGAYDENGEKVSGVWYDTNRRLWRVMYMENDKRKTRGFSPRIYGFNAARDLAVQLKYEMNKKNKK; encoded by the exons ATGGAAGACCTTGAAACTAACGTCGTTGTTGAAAACAATATAGATGAAGACAAGGTACTATACAGTTATccttttaaatattttcatttattaatatatgcttttaagaattattactttaatatttatttgaaaaaggtacataataataataataaaattaaaagtaATTCACTTGAAgattataaaaaggaaGAGTTTATTGAGAATGTGGAGGAAATCCAAGAAGTATCACCATCATCATCTTCGTCGTCTTCGTCATCATCAttcaatattttaaaaagtcaatataattataaaaaaaagaaaaaaactAAATATTgtgatataaataataaattaaattttataaaatataatgaaaaaaggAAATGCACCAACCGTTCTTATAATAATcgttattataatgattatCTTAAAAATGATAGTCTCTCAAAATATGTCTCTTCTAgaaataacaaaaaaaattctaatttaaaaaaaagttccaatttatttattaatgaAGAACCGCCTGAACAAGGTCAGGAGGATTTTATAGAATATTCTGAACAAgacataataaaattaatttattattttatggagaattttatttttaataagaAAAAGGAGAATAGAGAAAAAAATGCAAAACAATTAGGAGATAAAACAAATGAATATGTAGATATGTATAAGAAAAAATCTTATAGTGATAAAAATgtgaagaaaaaaaaagaaggaaaaataaatataaaagtaaaGAATATCTCTCCAATGAATGTTGTTAATAAGAATGTTGAGCTAGCTGTTTTGGGATGTGACACGGTTTCATTGTCATTACCTGAAGAgataaaaggaaaaaatgACTCAGTTATAATAGAAGAAATAgatgaaaaaagaaatggAGATGATAAAATAGGAACTGTATTAAATGAGGAGAAAGAAAAAGgaaatttattaaatggTTTATTGTTTTGTAACAAAGAAGATACAGAAGAAGTTATGAATAAAGAAgttttattaaaagaaaataatataaatgatataatgaaaaaggatgtttataataataataataataataaaaatagtgataataatttaaatgtTGAGAATATAGAAAATGATATCAATTCAACAGCCTTATgttttaaagaaaaaaatttgagCGAGCCTTCTGATGCAACACATATGAATAATGAGTATGAAGGAAAGAGTATTCAAAATAACGGAGATACCattgatgataatataatagatgatgaaaaagaaaataaacTAATAAAGGATGAAAAGGAATATatggaaataaaaaataatgatgacATTACAAATGGTTGtaaaaagaatatgaataaagagatatctataaaattgggaataaaaaaatgtgtTGAAGAgtcaaataatatatctgAGGCGTGtaaagaagaagaaaaattaaaaattttagaaataattgataattatatacaaaaaaatgaaatgtTTTTTAATATGAACGATATATTTTATCCTTTTACTATTAAGAATTTTAAtttctataaaaataaaaatgagAAGAATAAAATGAAGAGAAATTCAATAACGGAGAGGAGATTTGtaagtaataaaaataataatataaatatatataataataataataataatatttatagtAGTAGTTCGTTGAATAAGGTTCAATGTAACATTTCAAATAGTAAGAGTGTGTATACAACTGAAGAgagtaataataattgtccatcaaaagaatatattaaaaataaaatatattttagCAAATTAAAAATGGGTTTGAATATGTTATTGAAGCATGAGAAAAAATCCAAGAGAGGAAGACGAACAGGAGGAactaataaaaattataaaaaagaattagATGAGGAAAAAAAGAAGGAATCGATGGATTGTGACAGGTTGATACGTGATTCGTCAAAAAAGGTTAATAAGGGTAAGACTAAAAATAAGCTCActgataataataagagCAACAATAATATGGAAGAAAATATGTTAGATAGAATGaaagataatattaataataacatgaataataatataaaaaataattatgttTATAGTGGGGGTGTTACAAATATTggtaatataaaaaatcaattaggtaattataattttctatatgaaaatcaaaaaggatataataatatagtaaataagaataaaaatcTGATGAGAAGAAATATGTTGAGTGTAGTAGATAATAGTCATATGAGTATGTGTAATTCACAAACTGATGATAATTGTAATGTTTTAAATAAGAATGAATCAATGTTTAATGGTACGAATACAAATAATGttataatgaaaattaataataatattaatagtaataataataataataatatgattatGTTTGTAGAGAATAATGAACCTAATAACCcagaaaatatttataacccagaaaatatttataacccagaaaatatttataacacagaaaatatttataacacagaaaatatttataacaCAAAAAATGATGGGACGTACTACGATAAgatgaataataatataaaaaatatggatgataattataataataaaaatgacAATGTTGTAAGTTTTAGTAGTAGTCAAGTGCATCCAGTTTATAACGCTGAAGATgattataagaataaacCTTCTAATGTTTGTAATACATATACgaataattatatacataatatgaataatgtGATGAATTATTCTAGAAATAGTCTGAATCCTTTATTAAATGAGAATACtgtaaaaaatgatgaagatggtaatatgaattatttaaataataataatatagaaaaaaataagaatatggataatgttataataagaatgtataataaaaaaaatcacACACAACATATGAATGTTCAAAATAAagattttaaaaatgatgtatataataaaacagGACATGTAAACACGTTTAATGGAATGAAAAGTAAAACGTCTTCTTTAAACAATGTAGTAGTTGGTTTAATTCCTAATGAACAGATGACAATTGGTATGtatgaaaatgaagatatatataatgatagATTTAAAAGTGATgagaattattataatccAATGAATATGATTGGATATATGgataaaatgaataatatgaataatttaaatgTCACAAAATTTACcagaaaaaataataataagagtaataaaaataataagaataaaaaatataataaaggTATGAGTAAGGATAAGATGAAAAGTGGGGATGGtaagaataataatgatagtAGTAATAGTCTTCAAATATTtgaagataataatgatgaatataaggatgatgaatataaggatgatgaatataaggatgatgatgataataataataataataataataataataataataacaataataacaataataacaatattaatgttaataataaagaaagTCATCAGGGACATAAGCCAAAcgatgataataaaaaagataatgATAGGAATAATTGTTATGACAACaattataaagaatattgtagtcataataataatcaagataaagatgatgataataataagatacatataaataatgaaggtaataatataataaattcttgtaataataatacgaattattttgatacacgagaaaaatatatgtcCATGGAACaaaagaatttttatttaaaaaacGAAAAAGGAAAGAATGATGATAAGTTTGTAAGACAGGAACAAAATTGCATACCTACCATAAGCaattgtaataataataacaataataataataatgatgataatatgaataataaaatgattaggtatataaattttaataacaacgttaatataaataattataatagtACAGATAATcaaaaatgtttatataatgtaaagaatattataaataataatgaagagAGAGGAAATTTtagttatataaaaaatgttaacaatataaataatatgaataatcttcataataataataatatattgaGAAATAATAACTTTGAGCGatgtgataataataataatgctgttcatatgaattattatgatgatgaGTTGTATAATGTGTTGaatgaagaagaagaagaagataaaaaaaagaaaaaaagaaaaaaaaaaaaaaacacatctattattaataataatgataataatattattaaagaGACACAACAGgatttttatataacaaataatattaataataataatatgatgaTGAATACGCACAATATGTCAcagaatattatatatgataatcATAACAATGTAGATTATTTAAATGCgaatgataataatataaactTATTGaatgacaaaaaaaatgaatacCAAAAGAAGACGAATAAGAAAAGTGAGGGAATAATgaatggaaaaaaaaataaaagaaaatatcAAAGAAAAGATAGtaagaatataaatgatCCGAATGTGTTGGCAGGTAATAATTCAGGGTTTAATATATTGCCTTCATTGTTCACGAATGTTGAAAGTAATATTGATattaacaataataataatatgaacaataataataatatgaacaataataataatatgaacaataataataatatgtgtACCTACTATAATTACAATACATACGAAGTAATACACAATGACATTCATAATGATGataagaagaaaaaaaaaagtgatAGCAAGAGAAAAGATCGAAATAgtaaaaagaaaataaatattattcaaaataatgatggtaataataataataataataataataataataaagaaagcattgaaaatattgaaatgaataattataaacaAGAACATGAAAGAGTTACATATGAtagtataaataataatggtAATATTCAGAAAGATGATTATATTAAGaacaatatttataataataattatcatcTTCATGATGTTAATACGAATAGTGTTAGTAGTTTAAATAAAGCATCAAGTTTTAATACTATATTTACAAATTCTAGGAGTACCTTTCAAAAGAGTTTATCCTTTAATAGTGACATGACAAACACAAAGGATGACATTAACATGGCAGCTCATGCTAATAGTATATCTACAGGTAATTCTGCACAGAATATAAAGAATGGAAATAAgaatcatataaataatgttgaaagtgtgaataatatggatataataaataacGTTGAAAGTGtgaataatatggatataataaataacGTTGAAAGTGTGAATAATGTcgatattataaataatgttGAAAGTGTGAATAATTCCGATATTATTAACAACAAACTGTATGATCAATTTAATAACTTAAATAACGGAAGATATCATAGTagtaatatttataaagataaaaattCTCGTTTAAATAACtcaataaataaaaatatgcatttaaaatataatacaaataatataattattaataatatgaataataatatatttcctaacgaatataataataaacatgTTTGTGGAAATGATGACAATATGtttatgaataaaaaaaaaggatcatctttatttatgttGAATGAGAAAGAAAAATGTACTTTGAAGAGAAAGGTTACAACTACGACAAGtggaaataataaaacttatattaataataataataataataataataataagggtaataagaaaataaaaaaaatgattggaacgaatatatgtaataataatgatggTGGTTGTGGTGGTTCTTCTGCTGCTGTTGATAATGTTGATAATGttgataatgatgataatgatgGTAATGATGGTAATGATGATGGTGTTTGTAATTTAAGTAATATATCTTCTATAGTAAATCAAGATGAAAATAgaataaatgaattaaataataataaaaatacatatatatctaAAAATTTTCAGGAGAATGATATGTTTAttgaagaatataataatcaaatAATGCATGCTGGAAATCATGACAATACTACTAATAATAGTACTACTGGTAGTCAAAACATGCAAGGTATctatgataataatatgtatacaaAGAATGTTGGCTATGTGAATAATTCAAAAGATGTGAAACATAGAGGAATGACAACATATGTGAATGATAATGATACTGGTGTGATGAAAATGGAAATGTcgatattatataatgataagaatataaacaataataaggatattataaataataataataatattattaataataataataatattattaataataataataatagtgGAAATGATCATACGCGTGATAGttatcaaaatattatatataataatgataagGTTAATCACAATAAcgatgataataataataatcgAGTAGTTGTAGTATCAAACGAGGGgaacaataatattattatgaatatgaatgaagaaaataatttgtttaATATTATGGGCAGCGATGAAAATCGGCAAAAGGGGATACTACAACAAATAATtggaaataataaaaaaaatgattacaatgattataataataataattgtagtagttcatataaaaatgatgttataaaatatgatgGGTCACGCACTTCATGTTTGtcaaatataaacaatGAATGCACAAGACGAATGACATTAAACAAAGATGAGAGTAATAAGAGCTATGATTTAAATGATCAAGATCAAGTTTcttattttcattatagAAACCAGatgaataattattactATGATAAGATGAGTGAGTCTTATAGAAGTAATATGCAGGATCAATATAAAGGTAGAGATGATAATATGGAAGGGGGGGCTGTGAAACGTATGAAGAATTcaaagaaaaagaagaatgctacaataaatgataatataaatggCAATATGAATAATAGTATGAATAATAGTATGAATAACAATATGAATAACAATATGAATAACAATATgaataacaatataaatgataataatattaatagaagcagaaataagaaaaataaaaatatccacaacaataatattactaataataataataataataataataatagagatgatgataataataataataaggtaaatttttcttttacCACTCCCATAAgacaaaatatatataacaatgAAAATATGTTAATTCACAATGATATACATACAATGAATGAGAATAAAGTTTGTAATACGTCTTCTTTGCCTTTCAACACTGATGAAATAAAAGGTtatgaagataataatacaaatattagAAGAACATATATGGAATATCATCAAGAAAATAGTTTAAATGATAATCATTCCATATTcaatgaaataaaaattaagaagaaaaaaggaagaaaaCCCAAAATATCTCCAATACAAGaagaaagaaatataaaCTTACAAGATAATCAACTTTATGATgtagataataatttaaaatcATATGTCAATGATGatcatacatataatgCAACTCATAATATGAACCAAACTATAAATCGCAACATTAGTCATACAATGAATCATAATATTCGTATTGAtcataatgataataatttgatTACAAATAAAGACATGGATAAGAATAAAACGAATACTGAGTGTAAAAgaaaagtaaaaataacTAGAAAAACGACTGATATAAAATTAGGAAATGAAAAAGTAGAAACTGGTGCCTACGACGAAAATGGAGAGAAGGTCTCAGGTGTATG GTATGATACTAATCGAAGACTGTGGAGAGTTATGTATATGGAAAACGATAAAAGAAAAACCAGAGGATTCTCGCCGCGTATTTATGGATTTAATGCTGCAAGAGATTTGGCTGTAcaattaaaatatgaaatgaacaaaaaaaataaaaaataa